The proteins below come from a single Zea mays cultivar B73 chromosome 8, Zm-B73-REFERENCE-NAM-5.0, whole genome shotgun sequence genomic window:
- the LOC100274848 gene encoding uncharacterized protein LOC100274848 codes for MELAVAQVQPRYIVLDLSGGGLRRRLGPPPPAAGVPPDAPAMAALEAHHRTRRSGAEDDLATSRPMIQSGAVMARSVHAETTGADADAVSGAGTSGSEAAEEESGDEADSFDASFCQEGFARKIEALAELVGMDGACEPVAVLSEVVRVLRSIDTHRHSEYIPCASD; via the coding sequence ATGGAGCTCGCCGTGGCGCAGGTGCAGCCGCGGTACATCGTCTTGGACCTCTCCGGCGGGGGCCTCCGACGACGCCTCGGTCCACCACCCCCGGCAGCCGGCGTTCCGCCTGAcgccccggccatggcggccctGGAGGCGCATCACCGGACACGGCGATCTGGCGCCGAAGACGACCTCGCAACGAGCCGGCCAATGATCCAGTCAGGCGCGGTGATGGCCCGGAGCGTTCATGCGGAAACCACCGGCGCTGACGCAGACGCCGTGTCTGGCGCAGGCACGTCTGGTTCGGAGGCGGCAGAGGAGGAGTCCGGAGACGAGGCGGATAGCTTCGACGCGTCCTTCTGCCAAGAGGGCTTTGCGAGAAAGATCGAGGCGCTGGCTGAGCTGGTAGGTATGGACGGCGCCTGCGAACCTGTGGCTGTGCTGAGCGAAGTTGTTAGGGTGCTCCGGTCGATCGATACACACAGACACAGTGAGTACATCCCGTGTGCGAGCGACTAG